One Tripterygium wilfordii isolate XIE 37 chromosome 10, ASM1340144v1, whole genome shotgun sequence DNA segment encodes these proteins:
- the LOC120007716 gene encoding deoxyhypusine hydroxylase-like, translating into MLEESRLSLRGLVVPENQNLLVERLLGTTQRRRLHRQLMGSLKEIASSSSMEKFLCDRLLDSTQPISERFRALLSPQPQRCRPPRRPHTWFSTRDSSNLLAHGAAFAVGQMQDTEAIPALESFLNDLSLHPIVCHEAAEALGAIGLESNIPLLQNSLLVDPAPEVQETCELALKQIQELKTVVDGDGTSKTEKSPFMSVDPAAPVSSCSSVDELRNVLLDEEKCMYDRYAALFALRNHGGDTAVSAIIDSLGGKSALLWHEVAYVLGQLQNKAASAALSDILRDVNEHPMVRHEAAEAAGSIADGQSIARLEEFVKDPEPIVSQSCKVTLSMLEYER; encoded by the exons ATGTTAGAAGAGTCGAGACTCTCGTTGCGTGGGCTCGTGGTCCCGGAGAACCAGAATCTGCTTGTTGAACGGCTGCTTGGAACCACACAACGGCGCCGTCTTCATCGCCAACTAATGGGTTCCTTGAAAGAGATTGCATCATCATCTTCCATGGAGAAATTTCTTTGTGATCGGTTGCTGGACTCGACCCAACCCATATCGGAGCGCTTCAGAGCTCTCCTCTCTCCGCAACCTCAAAGGTGCCGGCCCCCGCGACGCCCTCATACATGGTTTT CAACAAGAGATTCTTCAAATTTGTTAGCCCACGGGGCTGCATTTGCAGTGGGTCAAATGCAAGATACTGAAGCTATTCCTGCTTTAGAATCATTTCTCAATGATCTTTCTTTGCATCCTATTGTTTGTCACGAG gcTGCAGAAGCTCTTGGAGCAATTGGTTTAGAAAGTAACATTCCTCTTCTACAGAATAGTTTGCTTGTAGATCCAGCTCCAGAGGTTCAGGAAACCTGTGAGTTGGCTCTCAAACAAATCCAGGAATTAAAGACTGTTGTTGATGGTGATGGAACGTCCAAGACTGAAAAATCACCTTTCATGTCGGTTGATCCAGCTGCACCAGTTTCTTCTTGTTCCTCTGTTGACGAGCTGAG GAATGTCCTTCTGGATGAAGAGAAATGCATGTATGATCGGTATGCTGCATTATTTGCACTGCGAAATCATGGTGGAGATACAGCTGTTTCTGCAATAATTGATTCTTTGGGTGGAAAAAGTGCTCTGTTGTGGCATGAG GTTGCCTATGTTTTGGGTCAATTGCAGAATAAAGCTGCTTCTGCTGCACTTAGTGACATTCTCAGGGATGTGAATGAACATCCAATGGTTAGACATGAGGCTGCTGAGGCCGCTGGTTCCATTGCTG
- the LOC120007717 gene encoding poly [ADP-ribose] polymerase 1-like — protein sequence MAAPQKPWKAEYAKSARSSCKTCKNNIGKEVLRLGRMVQATQFDGFMPMWNHAACILKKKNQIKSIDDVEGIELLRWDDQQQIRMYVEGAGAGAGASAFGSNDVPATKLGIEVSQTNRATCKLCSQKIMKGEVHISSKPEGQGPRGLAWHHANCFMESSPSTQVEKLSGWGSLLVSDQEAVCSLVKKVSPPVESDIQQVSSREVCMGNGCGSAIQILILSSPVFLEAKEKSRGKNLLPPPCSSSSTFPFRSPLFPFFKIFQLENPCCMFF from the exons ATGGCGGCCCCACAGAAGCCGTGGAAAGCAGAATATGCGAAGTCAGCGAGATCGTCATGCAAAACCTGCAAGAACAACATCGGCAAGGAGGTGCTGAGGCTGGGGAGAATGGTGCAGGCCACCCAATTCGACGGCTTTATGCCT ATGTGGAACCATGCGGCTTGcatattgaagaagaagaaccagaTTAAATC CATTGATGATGTTGAAGGCATAGAATTACTACGTTGGGACGATCAGCAGCAAATTAGAATGTATGTGGagggtgctggtgctggtgctggtgctagTGCCTTTGGCTCAAATGATGTCCCTGCAACCAAACTTGGTATTGAAGTTTCGCAAACTAATCGTGCTACTTGTAAGCTTTGCAGCCAAAAGATTATGAAAGGGGAG GTTCATATATCTTCCAAGCCGGAAGGTCAAGGACCAAGGGGGTTGGCATGGCACCATGCTAACTGCTTCATGGAATCATCTCCGTCTACCCAAGTTGAGAAGTTGTCCGGATGGGGCAGCCTCCTAGTTTCTGACCAGGAAGCTGTTTGTTCCCTGGTCAAGAAGGTTTCTCCTCCTGTAGAGAGTG ATATTCAACAAGTCTCTTCTCGCGAAGTTTGCATGGGCAATGGATGTGGATCCGCAATTCAGATTCTGATATTGTCGTCCCCTGTTTTCCTGGAAGCGAAAGAAAAAAGCAGGGGTAAAAACCTACTCCCTCCTCCCTGCTCCTCTTCCTCGACCTTTCCATTCCGATCACCATTGTtcccattttttaaaatatttcagcTTGAAAATCCATGTTGTATGTTCTTCTAA
- the LOC120007719 gene encoding inhibitor of trypsin and hageman factor-like: protein MECPPGKSSWPELVGTKGEVAEGIIERENINVNAIVVPEGSSVILDFRCDRVWVWVNKDGVVYRVPRIG, encoded by the coding sequence ATGGAATGTCCTCCAGGGAAGAGTTCGTGGCCGGAGCTGGTCGGAACCAAAGGTGAAGTTGCAGAGGGtattatagagagagagaacatcAATGTCAATGCGATTGTGGTGCCGGAAGGAAGTTCTGTGATTCTGGATTTCAGGTGTGACAGGGTCTGGGTTTGGGTTAATAAGGATGGGGTGGTGTATCGTGTTCCAAGGATTGGATaa
- the LOC120006979 gene encoding probable phosphoribosylformylglycinamidine synthase, chloroplastic/mitochondrial produces MAASRELAAAAEFLQGSGRQSLFLQRNSPVRPPHLLWGALRNQRATSAGASGKKGFSLKCSAHSKPRAVVSGGLSSSVDELSNLIEKPALEVIHFYRVPLIQDSATLELLKSVQTKITNQVVGLKTEQCFNIGIDSQISDEKLSVVKWLLGETYEPENLGTESFLDKKRKEGLNTVIVEVGPRLSFTTAWSANAVSICRACGLTEVSRLERSRRYLLYSKGPLHDNQINEFAAMVHDRMTEYVYARKLTSFETSVVPDEVRYVPVMERGREALEEINQEMGLAFDDQDLQYYTRLFREEIKRNPTTVELFDIAQSNSEHSRHWFFTGKIVIDGQPMNRTLMQIVKSTLQANPNNSVIGFKDNSSAIRGFLVKQLRPSKPGSTCPLDEAIRDLDILLTAETHNFPTAVAPYPGAETGVGGRIRDTHATGIGSLVVAALAGYCVGNLNIEGSYAPWEDQSFTYPLNLASALQIIIDASNGASDYGNKFGEPLILGYFRTFGMRLPSGERREWLKPIMFSAGIGQIDHAHISKGEPEIGMLVVKVGGPAYRIGMGGGAASSMVSGQNDAELDFNAVQRGDAEMAQKLYRVVRACVEMGENNPILSIHDQGAGGNCNVVKEIIYPKGAQIDIRAVVVGDHTMSVLEIWGAEYQEQDAILVRPESRDLLQSICERERVSMAVIGTISGEGRVVLIDSLAIQKSQSSGLPSPPPAVDLELEKVLGDMPQKSFKFNRVVPTLEPLDIAPGISVLDSLKRILRLPSVGSKRFLTTKVDRCVTGLVAQQQTVGPLQITLADVAVIAQTYTDLTGGACAIGEQPIKGLLNPRAMARLAVGEALTNLVWAKVTSLSDVKASGNWMYAAKLDGEGADMYDAAESLSEAMIELGIAIDGGKDSLSMAAQSGGEVVKAPGNLVISVYVTCPDITKTVTPDLKSGDDGILLHIDLAKGKRRLGGSALAQVFDQVGDDCPDLEDVSYLKRVFEGIQSLISDEMITAGHDISDGGLLVCAMEMAFAGNCGMNLDLTSRGTSVFQTLFAEELGLILEVSKRNLDTVMGKLQHNGISAEIIGQVTASPSIQLKVDDETYLNEKTSVFRDMWEETSFHLEKFQRLASCVDMEKEGLKYRHEPQWKLSFTPSFTDEKYMTAASKPKVAVIREEGSNGDREMSAAFYAAGFEPWDVTMSDLLNGSISMNEFRGAVFVGGFSYADVLDSAKGWSASIRFNKPLLNQFQEFYRRPDTFSLGVCNGCQLMALLGWVPGPQVGGVHGAGGDPSQPRFIHNESGRFECRFTSVTIEESPALMFKGMEGSTLGVWAAHGEGRAYFPDDGVLDRILHSNLAPVRYCDDDGNPTESYPFNVNGSPLGVAAICSPDGRHLALMPHPERCFLMWQFPWYPKDWDVDKRGPSPWLKMFQNAREWCS; encoded by the exons ATGGCCGCTTCTCGTGAACTTGCGGCCGCAGCAGAGTTCCTACAA GGTAGTGGTAGGCAGAGTCTGTTTTTACAGAGAAATTCTCCAGTTCGGCCTCCTCATTTGCTATGGGGAGCACTTCGGAATCAAAGGGCGACCAGTGCCGGTGCGTCCGGTAAGAAAGGTTTTTCTTTGAAATGCTCTGCTCATTCAAAGCCTAGAGCTGTGGTTTCTGGGGGTTTAAGCAGCTCCGTGGATGAGCTGTCGAACTTGATTGAAAAACCTGCCCTGGAAGTTATTCATTTTTATCGTGTCCCGTTGATTCAAGACAGTGCAACTCTTGAACTGCTTAAGTCAGTGCAAACCAAGATAACGAATCAAGTTGTGGGTTTGAAGACGGAGCAGTGTTTTAATATTGGGATTGATTCCCAGATTTCAGATGAAAAGCTTTCTGTGGTCAAGTGGTTGCTAGGAGAGACGTATGAGCCAGAGAATTTGGGGACGGAGAGCTTTCTTGATAagaagaggaaagaaggattgaaTACTGTGATAGTTGAGGTTGGTCCGAGGCTGTCTTTCACAACTGCCTGGTCTGCTAATGCCGTGTCAATTTGTAGAGCTTGCGGATTGACTGAGGTGTCCAGATTGGAGAGGTCCAGGAGGTACTTGCTTTATAGTAAGGGTCCATTGCATGATAATCAAATTAATGAGTTTGCTGCTATGGTCCATGATCGAATGACTGAGTATGTTTATGCTCGAAAGCTGACTTCTTTTGAAACCAGTGTGGTTCCCGATGAGGTTCGCTATGTACCAGTTATGGAGAGGGGAAGGGAAGCATTGGAGGAAATCAATCAAGAAATGGGATTGGCCTTCGATGATCAGGATTTGCAATACTACACTAGGCTATTTCGGGAGGAGATTAAGCGTAATCCAACAACTGTGGAATTGTTTGATATTGCTCAGTCCAACAGTGAACATAGCAGGCACTGGTTTTTCACCGGGAAGATCGTCATCGATGGACAACCCATGAATAGGACACTCATGCAGATTGTGAAGAGCACTTTGCAAGCAAACCCGAATAACTCTGTCATTGGTTTCAAGGATAACTCTAGTGCAATTAGAGGATTCCTTGTTAAGCAATTGCGTCCGAGTAAGCCTGGTTCGACTTGTCCATTGGATGAAGCCATTCGTGACCTTGACATATTATTAACAGCTGAAACTCATAATTTCCCAACTGCTGTAGCTCCTTACCCTGGTGCAGAGACAGGTGTTGGGGGTCGAATAAGGGATACCCATGCCACGGGAATTGGGTCTTTAGTTGTTGCGGCATTGGCTGGTTATTGTGTTGGAAATCTCAACATTGAGGGGTCTTATGCTCCATGGGAAGATCAATCTTTCACTTATCCTTTAAACTTGGCTTCAGCACTGCAGATCATCATAGATGCTAGTAATGGTGCCTCAGACTATGGTAACAAGTTTGGAGAGCCCTTGATACTGGGCTACTTTAGGACTTTTGGAATGAGACTACCTAGTGGAGAAAGACGGGAATGGTTGAAGCCAATTATGTTCAGTGCAGGTATTGGACAGATTGATCATGCTCATATATCAAAAGGTGAGCCTGAAATAGGAATGCTAGTCGTAAAGGTTGGAGGCCCTGCATATCGTATTGGAATGGGAGGTGGAGCTGCATCAAGCATGGTTAGTGGCCAGAATGATGCTGAGCTAGATTTTAATGCAGTGCAGCGTGGAGATGCTGAGATGGCACAGAAATTGTATCGTGTGGTCCGTGCCTGTGTTGAAATGGGGGAGAATAACCCGATTCTCAGCATTCATGATCAGGGTGCTGGGGGGAACTGTAATGTGGTGAAGGAAATTATATATCCAAAAGGTGCTCAAATTGATATCAGGGCAGTTGTAGTTGGTGATCATACAATGTCTGTTTTGGAAATATGGGGTGCTGAATATCAAGAACAAGATGCAATCTTGGTGAGGCCTGAAAGTCGTGACCTGCTACAATCAATCTGTGAAAGAGAAAGGGTCTCCATGGCTGTTATTGGAACAATTAGTGGTGAGGGACGTGTTGTCTTGATCGACAGTTTGGCTATTCAAAAGTCGCAGTCAAGCGGACTCCCTTCCCCTCCTCCTGCAGTGGATCTTGAGCTCGAGAAAGTACTTGGGGACATGCCTCAGAAAAGCTTTAAATTCAACAGGGTGGTGCCCACTCTAGAGCCACTTGATATTGCTCCTGGGATCAGTGTGTTGGATTCTCTGAAGAGGATATTGAGACTTCCATCTGTCGGCTCCAAGCGCTTCTTGACAACAAAAGTAGACAGATGTGTTACAGGACTAGTAGCTCAGCAGCAAACTGTTGGTCCCTTGCAAATCACTCTTGCTGATGTTGCAGTCATTGCACAGACTTACACTGACTTGACTGGAGGTGCATGTGCCATTGGGGAGCAGCCAATCAAAGGCCTTCTAAATCCTCGAGCAATGGCAAGATTGGCTGTTGGGGAAGCACTTACAAATCTTGTCTGGGCAAAAGTTACTTCTCTATCTGATGTTAAAGCAAGTGGAAATTGGATGTACGCTGCCAAGCTTGATGGAGAAGGAGCAGACATGTATGATGCGGCTGAATCTCTTTCAGAAGCAATGATTGAGCTTGGTATTGCTATTGATGGGGGAAAGGATAGTCTTTCCATGGCAGCCCAATCAGGCGGTGAAGTTGTTAAGGCTCCTGGAAATCTTGTGATAAGTGTCTATGTCACATGTCCTGATATAACGAAAACAGTAACCCCTGATTTGAAGTCAGGAGATGACGGCATTTTACTTCACATTGACTTGGCAAAAGGAAAGCGGCGGTTAGGTGGATCTGCTCTTGCTCAGGTTTTTGACCAAGTTGGGGACGACTGTCCTGATCTTGAGGATGTTTCTTACCTTAAAAGAGTTTTTGAGGGTATTCAGTCACTTATTTCAGATGAAATGATAACTGCTGGTCATGATATTAGTGATGGTGGTCTTCTGGTCTGTGCCATGGAGATGGCATTTGCTGGGAATTGCGGCATGAATTTGGACTTGACTTCACGAGGGACAAGTGTCTTCCAGACACTCTTTGCCGAGGAACTTGGTCTTATTCTAGAGGTGAGCAAGAGGAATTTGGATACAGTAATGGGAAAGCTCCAACATAATGGTATTTCTGCTGAGATCATTGGGCAGGTAACAGCCTCACCCAGTATACAATTGAAGGTTGATGATGAAACTTATTTAAATGAGAAGACTTCTGTCTTCAGAGACATGTGGGAAGAAACCAGTTTTCACCTCGAAAAATTTCAAAGATTGGCTTCTTGTGTAGACATGGAGAAAGAAGGTTTGAAGTACAGGCATGAACCTCAATGGAAACTTTCCTTCACTCCTTCGTTTACGGATGAGAAGTATATGACTGCAGCCTCAAAACCAAAAGTTGCTGTCATTAGAGAGGAAGGAAGCAACGGGGATAGAGAAATGTCTGCAGCATTTTATGCAGCTGGTTTTGAACCCTGGGATGTTACGATGTCGGACCTCCTCAATGGAAGCATCTCTATGAATGAGTTTCGTGGAGCAGTGTTTGTTGGAGGGTTTAGCTATGCTGATGTACTCGACTCTGCAAAAGGTTGGTCTGCTTCCATACGCTTCAATAAGCCTCTTTTGAATCAATTTCAGGAGTTCTACAGGCGGCCAGATACTTTCAGCCTAGGTGTTTGCAATGGTTGTCAGCTCATGGCTTTATTGGGGTGGGTTCCAGGCCCCCAAGTTGGGGGTGTGCATGGTGCTGGCGGAGACCCATCACAGCCAAGATTTATCCACAATGAGTCTGGTAGATTTGAATGCCGTTTCACAAGTGTGACAATAGAAGAATCACCTGCTCTAATGTTCAAGGGAATGGAGGGTAGTACATTGGGTGTTTGGGCTGCCCATGGGGAAGGAAGAGCATACTTCCCTGATGATGGTGTTCTGGATCGTATTCTTCATTCAAACTTGGCGCCAGTAAGATACTGTGACGATGATGGGAATCCTACAGAATCTTACCCTTTCAATGTGAATGGGTCTCCCTTAGGTGTGGCAGCAATTTGTTCTCCTGATGGGCGACATCTTGCCTTGATGCCTCATCCAGAGCGATGCTTCTTGATGTGGCAGTTCCCATGGTATCCGAAGGACTGGGATGTGGACAAGAGAGGACCTAGCCCTTGGCTAAAAATGTTCCAAAATGCCAGAGAATGGTGCTCCTGA
- the LOC120007393 gene encoding probable polygalacturonase At3g15720, with the protein MLLGSSINVNVMDYGAVGDGVTDDSQAFTKAWAAACGSRTNSVMNVPVGKKFLVKPVLTFQGPCKATNIAMQVQGSILAPKNISDWGTTADLLLFTNVNGLTLAGTGIIDGQGADWWKKCAADFSPCPRPRLLLLNHCNNFEIKGLQMMNSPSIVVSVNNCANSTISNVNITNPATSPNTDGIDIGSSTQIQILDSLIQTGDDCIAIASGSQFNISGITCGPGHGISIGSLGYGGRSAAVEEVHVHHSTFQGTQNGARIKTWQGGKGYARNITFEQITLVDAGNPIIIDQYYCPDENCQNETSAVQISGVSFVGFNGTTSTPDQAIQMSCSRTVPCTNIVLEHVHINSQTPTEATCINAHGRSIDTVPKVDCLLS; encoded by the exons ATGTTGTTGGGATCAAGTATAAATGTGAATGTTATGGACTATGGAGCTGTTGGAGATGGAGTTACCGATGATTCCCAG gCATTTACAAAGGCTTGGGCAGCAGCTTGTGGAAGTAGAACAAATAGTGTGATGAATGTACCAGTTGGAAAGAAATTCCTGGTGAAGCCAGTACTGACGTTTCAAGGTCCATGCAAGGCTACCAACATTGCTATGCAA GTTCAAGGAAGCATTCTGGCTCCTAAAAACATATCCGACTGGGGTACAACTGCAGATTTATTGCTCTTTACCAATGTCAATGGACTTACCTTAGCCGGTACCGGAATCATCGACGGCCAAGGCGCCGACTGGTGGAAGAAATGCGCCGCTGATTTC AGCCCTTGTCCAAGACCCCGT TTACTGCTACTGAATCATTGCAACAACTTTGAAATCAAAGGATTACAGATGATGAACAGCCCGAGTATTGTGGTCTCTGTAAATAATTGTGCAAATTCAACAATCTCAAATGTCAATATTACAAACCCTGCGACTAGTCCCAACACTGATGGCATAGACATTGGCAGCTCAACCCAGATACAAATACTTGACAGCCTAATTCAAACAG GTGATGATTGTATTGCAATAGCTTCAGGGTCACAATTCAACATTTCTGGGATAACTTGTGGTCCTGGTCATGGAATAAG CATTGGAAGCTTGGGATATGGTGGAAGGAGCGCTGCAGTGGAAGAGGTGCATGTACACCATTCTACTTTTCAAGGGACTCAAAATGGAGCCAGAATCAAAACATGGCag GGAGGGAAAGGGTATGCCAGGAACATCACGTTCGAGCAGATTACATTGGTAGATGCTGGAAACCCCATCATCATTGACCAATATTACTGTCCAGATGAAAACTGTCAAAATGAG ACATCTGCAGTCCAAATAAGTGGGGTTTCATTCGTAGGATTCAATGGGACAACCTCAACACCTGATCAGGCAATCCAGATGAGTTGCAGCCGGACCGTGCCGTGCACCAACATTGTACTTGAACATGTTCATATAAATTCCCAGACACCAACAGAAGCCACCTGCATCAACGCTCATGGAAGATCAATTGACACAGTTCCTAAAGTTGATTGTTTGTTATCATGA